One Pseudomonadota bacterium DNA segment encodes these proteins:
- a CDS encoding M48 family metalloprotease, with amino-acid sequence MFCAQADSNDTVQISPSTVSLAPSRISCSMFDHFDIELSSAKSPPVSLTLNSKGSVAELFNEILRSYQIRGMPIAARLKIENSSQVNAFVLRESEIVVTTHLLYTVLDRSELAFIFAHEMAHIALHHSHGSGVREEIAADRLALFMSTRLGFNPCAGAAVLNRLATPLLASLVSISPRLQALHENAQKSCG; translated from the coding sequence ATGTTCTGTGCCCAGGCAGATTCCAACGATACCGTTCAGATCTCTCCCAGCACGGTATCCCTTGCTCCCTCAAGGATCTCCTGTTCGATGTTTGACCACTTTGACATTGAGCTATCTTCAGCTAAGTCCCCTCCTGTCAGTCTTACTCTTAACAGCAAAGGGAGTGTTGCTGAACTTTTTAATGAGATACTGAGATCGTATCAAATTCGCGGAATGCCTATCGCTGCGCGACTAAAGATTGAAAACTCCTCTCAGGTGAACGCCTTTGTACTGCGGGAAAGTGAGATAGTTGTTACAACTCATCTGCTCTATACAGTACTGGATAGATCTGAGCTGGCCTTCATCTTCGCGCACGAGATGGCACATATAGCTCTCCATCACAGTCACGGCTCTGGAGTGCGCGAAGAGATTGCAGCCGATCGTCTTGCGCTATTCATGTCGACCCGTCTGGGGTTTAATCCCTGCGCTGGCGCAGCCGTCCTGAATCGCCTTGCAACCCCCCTGCTGGCATCCCTGGTTAGCATCTCACCCCGCTTGCAAGCTCTGCACGAAAACGCCCAAAAAAGCTGCGGATAA
- a CDS encoding YbaB/EbfC family nucleoid-associated protein, translating to MAKGFNGVPGGNIQGLMQQAQRMQKDMQKAQVEAEAFEAEGSAGGGAVKCKVNGKYEILTVEIKAEAVDPSDVELLQDMIRAATNDALAKIKSNFDQKLSSVTGGVGVPGLF from the coding sequence ATGGCGAAGGGGTTTAACGGAGTTCCGGGTGGTAATATACAGGGCCTGATGCAACAGGCGCAGCGCATGCAAAAGGATATGCAGAAGGCGCAGGTTGAGGCTGAGGCCTTTGAGGCTGAGGGAAGCGCAGGCGGCGGCGCAGTTAAGTGCAAAGTAAACGGCAAATACGAGATTCTGACCGTTGAGATTAAAGCAGAAGCGGTTGATCCTAGCGATGTTGAGCTGCTGCAGGATATGATACGAGCGGCCACAAACGATGCGCTTGCCAAGATTAAGAGTAATTTTGATCAAAAGCTCTCTAGTGTGACCGGCGGTGTCGGTGTACCTGGGCTTTTTTAG
- the dnaX gene encoding DNA polymerase III subunit gamma/tau, translating into MSYLVLARKYRPVGFSSVSGQEHVTRTLSNAIQREKVVHAYLLTGPRGVGKTSVARILSKAINCQASSSAEPCLECQSCKEITAGTSMAVREIDGASHNSVDNVRDLMDSFKALPPPGYRYKVYIIDEVHMLSISAFNALLKSLEEPPPNTVFILATTEVHKIPDTVISRCQRHDFRALSVQVIEDRLAQVCREEGILADPESLRLIARLSDGSMRDAQTLLDRVQSFCSGPITAQDTSRALGTVERRALTDLTQSILKREVSQVLAQVSELFATGIDPTTLLREFVNYWRELFVAKLGGESRLLIMGLGQDSIVELLRLVSPLEAVDIQDLWDLAREGSDRCMRSAHTRYSFEALVVRMATRQPVAEIGEIIAQITSAIEPVRNSEPAKNGSSLRATAVSEVVGGDSNKPAVTALQAPTAAPVLQNAAAAPDLQVSGAAPARQLPSIAIVLQWDEFLRSAGVGSNKLFIENLKRVRVTRFEPGVIEGTGPEFNINTINREKRKFSDLLNEFLHRKEMAGTPNWKITFIKGQGAADSVVQETKSKVRAESEEIQSHPALQSLQKIFPGSKVEQVRTKS; encoded by the coding sequence GTGTCATACTTAGTTCTTGCGAGAAAATATCGCCCAGTAGGGTTTAGTTCAGTTAGTGGTCAGGAGCACGTCACCCGCACCCTCTCCAACGCCATTCAGCGCGAAAAGGTCGTACATGCATACCTCCTGACCGGCCCACGAGGGGTTGGAAAGACCTCGGTTGCGCGCATCCTTTCAAAGGCTATTAACTGTCAGGCAAGCAGTTCAGCCGAGCCGTGTCTTGAATGTCAAAGCTGTAAAGAGATCACCGCCGGTACGAGCATGGCCGTGAGAGAGATCGACGGAGCCTCGCATAACAGCGTCGATAACGTGCGCGATCTGATGGACTCCTTTAAGGCACTTCCGCCACCAGGCTATCGCTACAAGGTGTATATCATCGACGAGGTGCACATGTTGAGCATCTCGGCCTTTAACGCGCTCCTCAAAAGCCTTGAGGAGCCACCTCCAAATACGGTCTTTATCCTCGCCACAACCGAAGTTCATAAGATTCCTGACACCGTGATATCACGCTGCCAACGACACGATTTTCGTGCGCTCAGTGTACAAGTGATCGAGGATCGTTTGGCGCAGGTCTGTAGAGAAGAGGGTATCTTGGCCGATCCAGAATCGCTGCGCTTAATCGCGCGCCTCTCTGATGGCTCCATGCGCGATGCGCAGACCTTACTGGATCGTGTGCAGAGCTTCTGTAGCGGCCCAATAACGGCGCAAGATACGAGCCGTGCGCTTGGGACGGTGGAACGACGAGCGCTAACAGATCTTACTCAGAGTATCCTTAAACGCGAAGTTTCTCAGGTGCTCGCACAGGTTTCAGAGCTTTTTGCCACAGGTATAGATCCAACAACGTTGCTGCGAGAGTTCGTTAACTATTGGCGTGAGCTATTCGTGGCGAAACTTGGTGGTGAATCAAGGCTTCTGATAATGGGCCTTGGGCAGGATTCGATAGTGGAGCTTTTGCGGCTCGTCTCTCCACTTGAGGCGGTCGATATACAGGACCTCTGGGATTTAGCGCGTGAGGGCTCAGATCGTTGCATGCGCTCGGCGCATACCCGCTATAGCTTTGAGGCGCTAGTGGTGCGCATGGCAACACGCCAGCCGGTTGCTGAGATTGGCGAGATAATCGCTCAGATAACAAGCGCAATTGAGCCAGTAAGGAATAGTGAACCTGCTAAGAACGGCTCAAGTTTAAGAGCTACGGCGGTGAGCGAGGTTGTGGGAGGCGATTCAAATAAGCCTGCTGTCACTGCGTTGCAAGCACCTACGGCAGCGCCAGTGTTGCAAAATGCCGCTGCCGCGCCAGATTTGCAGGTATCTGGCGCAGCACCAGCGCGGCAGCTACCTAGTATAGCAATTGTACTGCAATGGGATGAGTTCCTAAGGAGCGCTGGGGTCGGTTCAAATAAGCTCTTTATTGAGAACCTAAAGCGAGTTCGTGTGACGAGATTTGAACCTGGAGTGATCGAGGGAACCGGCCCAGAGTTTAATATAAATACGATTAATCGCGAGAAGCGAAAGTTCTCCGATCTTCTTAATGAATTTTTGCATCGCAAAGAAATGGCGGGAACCCCTAACTGGAAGATTACATTTATTAAGGGTCAGGGGGCGGCTGATAGCGTAGTGCAGGAGACCAAATCCAAGGTCAGAGCGGAAAGCGAGGAGATCCAGTCGCACCCAGCGCTTCAGAGCTTGCAGAAGATATTTCCCGGCAGCAAGGTAGAGCAGGTACGAACAAAGAGCTAA
- a CDS encoding site-2 protease family protein: MSSNFLALAPIWYVAFLFSTVCHEAAHALVAKWGGDPTAYAGGQVTIDPIPHLKREPFGLIVIPIITLLASGGGSMFGWGSAPFDPFWQIRYPRRAALMALAGPIANFLLAIVAACLMYIGLSSGYFELSVTALVSASDGGMLEGVAQLLSILFTLNIILGVFNLIPVPPLDGYSVLGLFLPEETFLKFLEVVRNPAFSLFGVLIAYQLFPVLVYPVLTFAVRLFLSPLLG; this comes from the coding sequence ATGTCATCAAATTTTCTAGCCCTTGCTCCGATCTGGTACGTTGCTTTTCTATTTAGCACCGTATGCCATGAAGCCGCACACGCCCTTGTAGCGAAGTGGGGAGGCGACCCAACAGCATACGCAGGGGGTCAGGTTACTATCGATCCTATTCCACACCTTAAACGGGAGCCTTTTGGCCTTATAGTTATACCCATTATAACGCTGCTCGCCTCAGGGGGTGGGAGCATGTTCGGTTGGGGCAGCGCTCCGTTTGATCCATTCTGGCAGATCCGTTACCCACGCCGCGCGGCGTTGATGGCACTAGCGGGCCCGATTGCTAACTTTCTGCTGGCTATAGTAGCTGCCTGTTTGATGTATATCGGACTCTCCAGTGGATATTTCGAGCTCTCAGTAACAGCGCTAGTTTCTGCGTCGGATGGCGGGATGCTTGAGGGAGTTGCGCAGCTACTCAGTATTCTATTTACCCTTAACATTATCCTGGGGGTGTTTAATCTTATCCCTGTACCACCACTTGATGGATACTCGGTACTCGGGCTCTTTTTACCTGAAGAGACCTTCCTTAAATTTCTTGAGGTTGTGCGTAATCCAGCCTTCTCGCTCTTTGGGGTCCTGATCGCCTACCAGCTCTTCCCGGTGCTCGTGTACCCGGTCCTAACCTTCGCCGTCAGACTATTTCTTAGCCCTCTTCTTGGATAG
- a CDS encoding response regulator, with the protein MKERAVEMSPLERAAQRILVVEPDALDRNHLRTTLKALGFGTVTDAPSHHASLEKFDGRRFTHVVFDAKKSNYPMKEWLMQILEIDPRIIAIPASANPSVDDVFDLLVLGARGYLVKPFAFDSVEQAVLMATKGEPIAEAILQAKDRNEVLVAIMLSSLDRLAITYRQSLQFETATRELPRAMSALRRASDLAHTFAKGGEDALIEALERFSIAKSHGPASRLGRLRKRLSHGRSSDEVVTK; encoded by the coding sequence ATGAAAGAACGCGCCGTTGAAATGAGCCCTCTTGAAAGAGCGGCTCAACGTATCCTGGTGGTCGAGCCAGATGCGCTCGACCGTAACCACCTACGCACCACCCTCAAGGCGCTCGGCTTTGGGACGGTTACCGACGCGCCCTCGCACCATGCCTCGCTTGAAAAATTCGATGGTCGCAGATTTACCCATGTTGTTTTTGACGCCAAAAAATCGAACTATCCGATGAAGGAGTGGTTGATGCAGATACTAGAGATCGATCCACGCATCATCGCCATACCAGCTTCCGCCAATCCAAGCGTTGACGATGTGTTTGACCTACTCGTACTAGGTGCCAGGGGCTATCTGGTAAAACCGTTCGCTTTTGACAGCGTTGAGCAAGCGGTCCTCATGGCGACCAAGGGCGAGCCGATCGCCGAGGCGATTCTACAAGCTAAAGATCGTAACGAGGTACTCGTTGCAATCATGCTTTCGAGCCTCGACCGGCTGGCGATCACATACAGACAGTCGCTACAATTCGAAACTGCCACTCGCGAGCTCCCACGTGCTATGTCGGCGTTAAGACGGGCCTCGGACCTAGCGCACACCTTTGCCAAAGGGGGAGAGGATGCTCTGATTGAGGCCCTGGAGCGCTTCTCTATCGCCAAAAGCCATGGGCCGGCCTCACGGCTAGGCCGACTAAGAAAACGTCTCTCTCATGGAAGAAGTAGCGATGAGGTGGTTACGAAATAA
- the recR gene encoding recombination mediator RecR: MLAFPPALQRLIRELSKLPSIGEKTATRLAYHLVANDRELARTLGVALQGAAAQVQLCQRCFFLSEEPFCSLCRNQSRDGTILCLVEKPVDLVAIERGGEFKGVYHILHGLWAPLRGQGPENLKLKELMARLSIEPVKEVIIATSATVEGDATALYVGRLLAEVGIKATRPAQGIPKGGELEYADDVTLSRAFAARSTLQVF, encoded by the coding sequence ATGCTGGCATTTCCTCCTGCTCTACAACGGTTAATCAGGGAGCTTTCAAAGCTCCCCTCAATCGGTGAGAAGACCGCAACACGCCTGGCCTATCACCTGGTTGCCAACGACAGAGAGCTCGCGCGTACTCTTGGAGTTGCGTTGCAGGGTGCGGCTGCGCAGGTGCAACTTTGCCAGCGCTGTTTCTTTCTAAGCGAAGAGCCGTTCTGCTCGCTCTGTAGGAATCAATCACGAGATGGCACGATCCTCTGCCTTGTTGAAAAGCCTGTCGATCTGGTCGCTATCGAACGGGGAGGGGAGTTTAAGGGGGTCTACCACATTCTACATGGCCTGTGGGCGCCGCTGCGTGGACAGGGGCCAGAGAACCTGAAGTTAAAGGAGTTGATGGCGCGACTCTCTATTGAGCCAGTTAAAGAGGTTATCATCGCTACAAGTGCCACTGTTGAGGGGGACGCAACGGCGCTCTATGTAGGTCGGTTGCTGGCAGAGGTGGGGATTAAAGCTACCCGCCCCGCGCAGGGAATTCCGAAGGGGGGAGAGCTTGAGTACGCCGATGATGTAACCCTCTCACGGGCCTTTGCAGCACGCAGTACGTTGCAGGTTTTCTAA
- the mutM gene encoding bifunctional DNA-formamidopyrimidine glycosylase/DNA-(apurinic or apyrimidinic site) lyase, with amino-acid sequence MPELPEVEATVRNLKEHLEGLTIMEATVLWARTVALNKPGNFKRQIVGAKIAEVFRRGKFIGIRTTSTPPYFLYTHLRMSGSLDIHPATVPIAPHDRVILFLSNGKSLRFNDTRKFGRMYLTASPEKVVGKLGVEPLSNEFTLEILTEMLRARKGAIKPLLLNQGLIVGLGNIYVDESLWKAKIHPETQSYRIPLDKIAPLYNAIRETLSQAILLQGTDFGDGVVDNGMYRPIVYGRTGKPCQRCAATIKRLVVGQRGTHICPTCQCLSKKRAKK; translated from the coding sequence ATGCCTGAACTACCTGAGGTTGAAGCAACGGTTCGAAACCTTAAGGAGCACCTTGAGGGGCTAACCATTATGGAGGCCACGGTGCTGTGGGCGCGTACGGTCGCGCTTAACAAGCCTGGCAACTTTAAGCGTCAGATCGTTGGAGCAAAGATCGCAGAGGTTTTTCGCCGTGGAAAGTTTATCGGGATACGAACTACCTCAACGCCCCCATACTTTTTATATACCCACCTGAGGATGAGCGGCTCACTAGATATACATCCAGCCACTGTGCCCATTGCTCCGCACGATCGGGTCATCCTTTTTTTAAGTAACGGAAAGAGCCTCCGTTTTAATGACACTCGAAAGTTTGGTCGTATGTACCTGACAGCCTCGCCTGAAAAGGTGGTCGGTAAGTTAGGGGTAGAGCCGCTCAGCAATGAATTTACCCTAGAGATACTCACAGAGATGCTGCGGGCTAGAAAGGGTGCGATTAAGCCCCTACTTCTTAATCAGGGTCTGATCGTAGGGCTTGGAAATATCTACGTTGATGAATCTTTGTGGAAAGCTAAGATTCATCCAGAGACTCAAAGCTACCGCATCCCTTTAGATAAAATTGCGCCCCTTTATAATGCGATTAGAGAAACTCTCTCGCAGGCTATCTTACTGCAGGGCACTGATTTTGGTGATGGAGTTGTAGATAACGGAATGTATCGACCGATCGTATATGGACGAACTGGTAAGCCCTGCCAGCGCTGTGCCGCTACGATTAAGCGCTTGGTTGTTGGTCAGCGCGGCACCCATATCTGTCCAACTTGCCAATGCCTATCCAAGAAGAGGGCTAAGAAATAG